Proteins encoded by one window of Kineococcus rhizosphaerae:
- a CDS encoding NAD(P)/FAD-dependent oxidoreductase — protein sequence MNQLSTNDTYDAVVVGGGAAGLSAAVALGRARRSVLVVDARNPRNAPADGVHNYLTRDGLDPRELQRLGAEEVRRFGGRVLHADATGASGSAGSFSVDTTEGTVTARRLVVATGLVDELPPVPGLRERWGREVVHCPYCHGFEVSDQALGIVATSALSGHQAWLFRQWSADVVYFAHTAPPLSGERREELEARGVRIVDGEIAEVVVDGDVLRGVRLADGSVVQRQALVVAAPVRVHSPVLDALGLAKEPVVVGGVEVGDRYPSGPGGATTVPGLHLAGNVTDPQAQVVTAAGAGLVAGAAVNADLIAEETAAAVALARASAVTGA from the coding sequence ATGAACCAGCTCAGCACGAACGACACGTACGACGCCGTCGTGGTCGGGGGCGGTGCCGCCGGGCTGTCCGCCGCGGTGGCCCTGGGCCGGGCCCGGCGCAGCGTCCTCGTCGTCGACGCCCGGAACCCGCGCAACGCCCCGGCGGACGGGGTCCACAACTACCTGACGCGCGACGGGCTGGACCCGCGGGAGCTGCAGCGCCTGGGCGCCGAGGAGGTGCGGCGGTTCGGTGGGCGGGTGCTGCACGCCGACGCCACCGGCGCCTCGGGCAGCGCCGGGAGCTTCTCGGTGGACACCACGGAGGGGACGGTCACGGCCCGCCGCCTCGTGGTCGCGACGGGGCTGGTCGACGAGCTCCCGCCGGTCCCCGGCCTGCGCGAGCGCTGGGGCCGCGAGGTGGTCCACTGCCCGTACTGCCACGGTTTCGAGGTCTCCGACCAGGCCCTCGGCATCGTCGCGACGAGCGCGCTGTCGGGCCACCAGGCGTGGTTGTTCCGGCAGTGGAGCGCCGACGTCGTGTACTTCGCCCACACCGCGCCGCCGCTGAGCGGCGAGCGCCGCGAGGAGCTCGAGGCCCGCGGGGTGCGGATCGTCGACGGCGAGATCGCCGAGGTCGTCGTCGACGGCGACGTCCTGCGCGGGGTACGGCTGGCCGACGGTTCCGTCGTGCAGCGGCAGGCGCTCGTCGTGGCCGCCCCGGTGCGGGTGCACTCCCCCGTGCTCGACGCCCTGGGCCTGGCGAAGGAGCCCGTGGTGGTGGGCGGGGTGGAGGTCGGCGACCGGTACCCGTCGGGTCCGGGCGGGGCCACGACGGTCCCGGGTCTGCACCTGGCGGGCAACGTGACCGACCCGCAGGCGCAGGTCGTGACGGCGGCCGGGGCCGGGCTGGTGGCGGGGGCGGCGGTGAACGCGGACCTCATCGCCGAGGAGACAGCGGCCGCCGTGGCCCTGGCCCGGGCCTCCGCGGTGACGGGGGCCTGA
- a CDS encoding glycoside hydrolase family 15 → MRRRWVLLAGGAAVVGLGATGASLLPDRTEAAVLPRLLTDAAWHVPDPAADEEWLARGSVPGAGGPHEAMVRQALLDLRALTRQNGAVAAGPAPSWNYAWPRDSAFAAVALARTGHGDDAARVLGFLEDVQLGDGGFEARYLLDGSGTPDGRRRQDDGAGWALWALREVLDADPATAAARARTHRGLLEGALGFVLRATGSGRRLPEPSSDYWERREASLTLGAVAPLVAGLRAAAAVLSRLGERSRAREVSSAAGSLAELVHAGFGPSGYARYVDRAEPPGGLDAAVTFLLPPFAARAEPAVLAAFDVYTATAARPAGGLAPGAGWRRDGISWTPETALAALACAASGRRQEANSWLNWLNAHRTSWGSLPEKVLPDGSPAGPAPLGWSAAATVLAVAELGEP, encoded by the coding sequence GTGCGTCGGAGGTGGGTGCTGCTGGCCGGAGGGGCCGCGGTCGTGGGGCTCGGGGCGACCGGTGCGTCCCTGCTGCCGGACCGCACCGAGGCCGCCGTCCTGCCGCGCCTGCTGACCGACGCCGCCTGGCACGTCCCGGACCCGGCGGCCGACGAGGAGTGGCTGGCCCGGGGCTCGGTCCCCGGCGCGGGCGGCCCGCACGAGGCGATGGTCCGGCAGGCACTGCTGGACCTGCGGGCCCTGACGCGGCAGAACGGCGCCGTGGCCGCCGGGCCGGCGCCGTCGTGGAACTACGCGTGGCCGCGGGACTCGGCGTTCGCCGCGGTCGCGCTGGCCCGCACGGGCCACGGGGACGACGCGGCGCGCGTCCTGGGGTTCCTCGAGGACGTCCAGCTGGGCGACGGGGGCTTCGAGGCGCGCTACCTCCTGGACGGCAGCGGGACCCCGGACGGCCGGCGACGGCAGGACGACGGGGCGGGGTGGGCGCTGTGGGCGTTGCGCGAGGTCCTGGACGCCGACCCGGCCACGGCCGCCGCGCGGGCGCGCACGCACCGCGGGCTGCTGGAGGGGGCGCTCGGCTTCGTCCTGCGGGCCACCGGATCGGGCCGCCGGTTGCCCGAACCGTCGTCGGACTACTGGGAACGCCGGGAGGCGAGCCTGACGCTCGGTGCGGTCGCACCCCTGGTCGCCGGGCTGCGGGCGGCAGCCGCCGTCCTGTCCCGGCTCGGCGAACGTTCCCGGGCCCGGGAGGTGTCGTCGGCCGCCGGTTCCCTGGCCGAACTCGTCCACGCCGGGTTCGGCCCGTCGGGGTACGCCCGCTACGTCGACCGGGCAGAACCGCCGGGGGGTCTCGACGCGGCCGTGACGTTCCTGCTGCCGCCGTTCGCGGCCCGCGCGGAACCGGCGGTGCTGGCGGCGTTCGACGTCTACACCGCGACGGCGGCGCGGCCCGCGGGTGGGCTGGCCCCCGGGGCGGGCTGGCGGCGGGACGGGATCTCCTGGACCCCCGAGACGGCGCTGGCGGCCCTCGCGTGCGCCGCGAGCGGACGCCGCCAGGAGGCGAACTCCTGGCTGAACTGGTTGAACGCCCACCGGACCTCGTGGGGCAGCCTGCCGGAGAAGGTTCTGCCGGACGGTTCCCCGGCCGGGCCTGCGCCGCTGGGCTGGTCGGCCGCGGCGACGGTCCTCGCGGTGGCGGAACTCGGCGAACCGTGA
- a CDS encoding cold-shock protein, giving the protein MAQGTVKWFNAEKGYGFIEQDGGGPDVFVHYSAIGGNGYRSLEENQRVEFEVTQGQKGPQAEQVVAL; this is encoded by the coding sequence ATGGCTCAGGGCACCGTCAAGTGGTTCAACGCCGAGAAGGGCTACGGGTTCATCGAGCAGGACGGCGGCGGTCCCGACGTCTTCGTGCACTACTCGGCCATCGGTGGCAACGGCTACCGCTCGCTCGAGGAGAACCAGCGGGTCGAGTTCGAGGTCACGCAGGGCCAGAAGGGCCCGCAGGCCGAGCAGGTCGTCGCGCTCTGA
- a CDS encoding ABC transporter permease yields MTSPLRDLPPDLLPVAAALVLLAAIAVGVGVLGGVRQGRDVVVVVARAVVQIVAVGLVLGLVLRTPALAPLYLTLALGVASWTSARRLRLAGAWPVTALAIGAGAATACGVVVGVGALPAHVLQVVPFTAQLIGGSMSATTLAGRRMLDDVEDRWDVVEGWLALGATTAQAVAPLGRAAAARALAPALDQTRTVGLVTLPGAFVGLLLGGASPLEAARVQLLVLVGLIAAETIAVVVATTGIGRRVRTKPVRS; encoded by the coding sequence GTGACCTCCCCGCTGCGGGACCTGCCGCCGGACCTGCTGCCGGTCGCCGCCGCGCTCGTCCTGCTGGCCGCGATCGCCGTCGGCGTCGGGGTCCTCGGCGGGGTCCGGCAGGGCCGCGACGTCGTCGTGGTCGTCGCCCGCGCCGTCGTGCAGATCGTCGCCGTCGGGCTCGTCCTCGGCCTCGTCCTGCGCACCCCCGCCCTCGCGCCCCTCTACCTGACCCTCGCCCTCGGCGTCGCGTCCTGGACCTCGGCCCGCCGGTTGCGGTTGGCCGGCGCCTGGCCCGTGACGGCGCTGGCGATCGGGGCGGGGGCCGCGACGGCCTGCGGCGTCGTCGTCGGTGTGGGGGCGCTGCCCGCGCACGTGCTGCAGGTCGTGCCGTTCACCGCGCAGCTGATCGGCGGGTCGATGAGCGCGACGACCCTCGCCGGCCGGCGCATGCTCGACGACGTCGAGGACCGGTGGGACGTCGTCGAGGGGTGGCTGGCGCTGGGGGCCACGACGGCGCAGGCGGTGGCGCCGCTGGGCCGGGCCGCGGCCGCGCGGGCCCTGGCGCCGGCGCTGGACCAGACGCGGACGGTGGGGCTCGTGACGCTGCCCGGGGCGTTCGTGGGGTTGCTGCTGGGCGGAGCGAGCCCGCTGGAGGCCGCGCGCGTGCAACTGCTGGTCCTCGTGGGGCTGATCGCCGCCGAGACGATCGCGGTGGTCGTCGCGACGACCGGGATCGGGCGCCGGGTGCGGACGAAACCCGTCCGTTCGTGA
- a CDS encoding ABC transporter ATP-binding protein: protein MNERVDGPGGSPAGSPAGTALALRGLAKRFGPKVAVAGIDLDVPAGSFYGVVGPNGAGKTTTLSMATGLLRPDAGRASVLGADVWADPIGAKRRLGVLPDGVRLFDRLSGLELVRYSGLLRGMPRDVVEQRSRELLDALGLAGAQDTLVVDYSAGMTKKAALACALVHAPRVLVLDEPFEAVDPVSGATIRSILDGYVRGGGTVVLSSHVMDLVERLCSHVAVIAGGRVLAAGELAAVRGAGSLEERFVDLVGGTRDVSGTLDWLR, encoded by the coding sequence GTGAACGAGCGGGTGGACGGCCCCGGCGGCTCCCCGGCGGGCTCCCCGGCGGGCACCGCGCTCGCCCTGCGGGGCCTGGCCAAGCGCTTCGGCCCGAAGGTCGCCGTCGCCGGGATCGACCTCGACGTGCCCGCCGGCTCCTTCTACGGCGTCGTCGGGCCCAACGGGGCCGGCAAGACGACGACCCTGTCGATGGCCACGGGGCTGCTGCGTCCCGACGCCGGGCGCGCGTCCGTCCTCGGCGCCGACGTGTGGGCCGACCCGATCGGCGCCAAGCGCCGGCTCGGGGTCCTGCCCGACGGGGTCCGGTTGTTCGACCGGCTCTCCGGCCTCGAACTCGTCCGGTACTCCGGGCTGCTGCGCGGCATGCCCCGCGACGTCGTCGAGCAGCGCTCGCGCGAACTCCTCGACGCCCTCGGCCTCGCCGGCGCGCAGGACACCCTCGTCGTCGACTACTCCGCCGGGATGACGAAGAAGGCCGCCCTCGCGTGCGCCCTCGTCCACGCCCCCCGAGTCCTCGTCCTCGACGAACCCTTCGAGGCCGTCGACCCCGTCAGCGGCGCCACCATCCGCTCCATCCTCGACGGGTACGTCCGCGGCGGCGGGACCGTGGTGCTGTCCAGCCACGTCATGGACCTCGTCGAACGGCTGTGCAGCCACGTCGCCGTCATCGCCGGCGGCCGGGTCCTGGCCGCCGGGGAGCTCGCCGCCGTCCGGGGCGCCGGGTCCCTGGAGGAACGGTTCGTCGACCTCGTCGGCGGCACCCGCGACGTCTCCGGGACCCTGGACTGGCTGCGGTGA
- a CDS encoding GNAT family N-acetyltransferase encodes MSEFATPVPLSGDRVALEPLTHDHAEGLRAVVAEDDLHRTWYTRIPAPDAVDAEIDRRLGLQQRGSMAPWAVRRLDTGAVCGATTYMNVRPADRKLEIGSTFLAPSAQRTGVNAETKLLLLTRAFEDLDCIAVEFRTHWHNHQSRTAIARLGAKQDGVLRNDQVLPDGSLRDTVVFSITAAEWPAVRAGLHHRLSR; translated from the coding sequence GTGAGCGAGTTCGCGACCCCCGTGCCCCTGTCCGGCGACCGAGTGGCCCTGGAGCCGCTCACCCACGACCACGCCGAGGGGCTGCGCGCCGTCGTCGCCGAGGACGACCTGCACCGGACCTGGTACACGCGGATCCCCGCCCCCGACGCCGTGGACGCCGAGATCGACCGCCGCCTGGGCCTGCAGCAGCGGGGGAGCATGGCGCCGTGGGCCGTGCGCCGCCTCGACACCGGCGCCGTCTGCGGGGCGACGACCTACATGAACGTCCGCCCCGCCGACCGCAAGCTGGAGATCGGCTCGACGTTCCTCGCGCCCAGCGCGCAGCGCACCGGCGTCAACGCCGAGACCAAGCTGCTGCTGCTGACCCGCGCGTTCGAGGACCTCGACTGCATCGCCGTGGAGTTCCGCACCCACTGGCACAACCACCAGTCCCGCACCGCCATCGCCCGCCTGGGCGCCAAGCAGGACGGGGTGCTGCGCAACGACCAGGTCCTGCCCGACGGCTCCCTGCGCGACACCGTCGTGTTCTCCATCACCGCCGCGGAGTGGCCCGCGGTCCGGGCCGGCCTGCACCACCGGCTGTCCCGGTGA
- a CDS encoding CYTH and CHAD domain-containing protein, translating to MPTPRLALTRTYLAPTTGSAPGGGELPGVADVGPVVEVTSEETHYDTSDLALAAAGVSVRRQTAERTSPAPRGWVLELPGRGPRTHEVRHALGRAVRTAPAALQRLTWAAARGRSLGPVLALSTNAQQRDLLDEEGSVVARLTTRQVQATALSPEDSSPQTWGEWQVEVVDGRRDLLDAVTDAWEALGAEESDRTAQLRTVLDGPDDDEGLDAVSVDDSAGALVLGRLAQDVGWLLSQDPLARIDAPDAVRSLRVASRRLHNVLQTFAPLFAEGATEQLRAELTWITSVTGPSRDLDVLAEKLLEDLDEEAAGHTAGTGTGDPAVVAEKVRATLVDRSTAAHAQVLEALDSQRYRDLVAALEAFVADPPTVKPARREARKVLLPLVAEAHRAARDAYRDVDLDVEADLHQVVEHYADGADAASADEAAALVRLRTAVAVARDAAAVVAPKVGEDAEEYVDVLKELLDLLDEHADTVVTRAFLAGLVEEFGSGAFVLGRLHALEEVRSAVAFHDVETAWDAANHKKLRRFLK from the coding sequence ATGCCGACGCCCCGCCTGGCCCTGACCCGCACCTACCTCGCGCCGACCACCGGGTCCGCGCCGGGCGGCGGGGAGCTGCCCGGCGTCGCCGACGTCGGCCCCGTGGTCGAGGTGACCAGCGAGGAGACGCACTACGACACCAGCGACCTCGCGCTCGCCGCGGCGGGGGTCTCGGTGCGCCGGCAGACCGCCGAGCGCACGAGCCCCGCACCCCGCGGCTGGGTCCTCGAACTGCCCGGCCGCGGCCCCCGCACCCACGAGGTCCGCCACGCCCTCGGCCGCGCGGTCCGCACCGCTCCCGCTGCGCTGCAGCGCCTCACGTGGGCCGCGGCCCGCGGCCGTTCCCTCGGGCCGGTCCTGGCCCTGTCGACGAACGCCCAGCAGCGGGACCTGCTCGACGAGGAGGGTTCGGTCGTCGCGCGCCTGACCACCCGGCAGGTTCAGGCCACCGCGCTGTCCCCCGAGGACTCCTCGCCGCAGACGTGGGGCGAGTGGCAGGTCGAGGTCGTCGACGGCCGCCGCGACCTGCTCGACGCCGTCACCGACGCCTGGGAGGCCCTGGGCGCCGAGGAGTCCGACCGCACCGCCCAGCTGCGCACCGTCCTCGACGGCCCGGACGACGACGAGGGCCTGGATGCCGTGTCCGTCGACGACAGCGCCGGCGCCCTCGTGCTCGGCCGCCTCGCACAGGACGTCGGCTGGCTGCTCTCGCAGGATCCGCTGGCCCGCATCGACGCCCCGGACGCCGTGCGCTCCCTGCGCGTGGCCTCCCGCCGCCTGCACAACGTCCTGCAGACGTTCGCGCCGCTGTTCGCCGAGGGCGCCACCGAGCAGCTGCGCGCCGAGCTGACATGGATCACCTCGGTGACCGGACCGTCGCGCGACCTCGACGTCCTCGCCGAGAAGCTGCTCGAGGACCTCGACGAGGAGGCCGCCGGGCACACCGCGGGCACCGGCACGGGCGACCCGGCCGTCGTCGCCGAGAAGGTCCGCGCGACCCTCGTCGACCGCTCGACCGCCGCCCACGCCCAGGTGCTCGAGGCCCTCGACTCCCAGCGCTACCGCGACCTCGTCGCCGCGCTGGAGGCCTTCGTCGCCGACCCGCCGACCGTCAAGCCCGCCCGCCGCGAGGCGAGGAAGGTCCTGCTGCCGCTGGTGGCCGAGGCCCACCGCGCCGCCCGCGACGCCTACCGCGACGTCGACCTGGACGTCGAGGCCGACCTCCACCAGGTCGTCGAGCACTACGCCGACGGCGCCGACGCCGCGAGCGCCGACGAGGCGGCCGCCCTGGTCCGCCTGCGGACCGCCGTCGCCGTCGCCCGCGACGCCGCCGCCGTCGTGGCCCCCAAGGTCGGCGAGGACGCCGAGGAGTACGTCGACGTCCTCAAGGAACTGCTCGACCTGCTCGACGAGCACGCCGACACCGTCGTGACCCGCGCGTTCCTCGCCGGTCTCGTCGAGGAGTTCGGCTCCGGCGCGTTCGTCCTCGGGCGCCTGCACGCCCTCGAGGAGGTCCGCTCGGCCGTCGCGTTCCACGACGTCGAGACGGCCTGGGACGCCGCGAACCACAAGAAACTGCGCCGCTTCCTGAAGTGA
- a CDS encoding class I SAM-dependent methyltransferase produces the protein MASFDPTARDARELWEGMYAQHHGHVWSGRPNAALVDAVDDLTPGTALDLGCGEGGDVLFLARQGWTVTGVDVSDTALARAREHADEAGVRARFERHDLGVSFPEGAFDLVTASFLHSYAFLDRLAVLRRAAAAVAPGGSFLVLGHVTRPEQLGPLVSEEFPDAVVDLPTPEELRAALDLPAQRWTVARSALVERTTTFDDGSTGVWRDGVLRLDRLPREHEDEHEDDTAPHPA, from the coding sequence ATGGCCAGCTTCGACCCCACCGCCCGCGACGCCCGAGAGCTGTGGGAGGGGATGTACGCCCAGCACCACGGGCACGTGTGGAGCGGGCGCCCCAACGCCGCCCTCGTCGACGCGGTCGACGACCTCACCCCCGGCACGGCCCTCGACCTCGGCTGCGGGGAGGGCGGTGACGTGCTCTTCCTGGCCCGGCAGGGCTGGACGGTCACGGGTGTCGACGTCTCCGACACCGCCCTGGCCCGCGCCCGCGAGCACGCCGACGAGGCCGGGGTGCGCGCCCGCTTCGAGCGCCACGACCTCGGCGTCTCCTTCCCCGAGGGCGCGTTCGACCTCGTCACCGCCTCCTTCCTGCACTCCTACGCGTTCCTCGACCGCCTCGCCGTCCTGCGCCGCGCCGCGGCGGCTGTCGCCCCGGGCGGGTCGTTCCTCGTCCTCGGGCACGTCACCCGGCCCGAGCAGCTCGGGCCGCTGGTGAGCGAGGAGTTCCCCGACGCCGTCGTCGACCTGCCCACCCCCGAGGAGCTGCGGGCCGCGCTCGACCTGCCCGCGCAGCGGTGGACGGTGGCCCGCAGCGCCCTCGTCGAACGCACCACGACGTTCGACGACGGGTCGACCGGGGTGTGGCGCGACGGGGTCCTGCGCCTCGACCGGCTGCCCCGCGAGCACGAGGACGAGCACGAGGACGACACCGCCCCGCACCCCGCCTGA
- a CDS encoding ATP-binding protein — translation MCEVTPPAWIELSIDPQAARTARRFLGEQLCTVHHATVEDEAELLVSELIGNGLRHGLPPLVLTVECDGSAGLRVSVCDHDPTPPVRRDAGADDESGRGMGLVDLVSDDWGVETSPAGKSVWFCLDRSPRAGDVDRVEG, via the coding sequence GTGTGCGAGGTGACGCCGCCGGCGTGGATCGAACTGTCCATCGACCCGCAGGCGGCGCGGACCGCCCGCCGCTTCCTGGGCGAGCAGTTGTGCACGGTCCACCACGCCACCGTGGAGGACGAGGCCGAACTGCTGGTCTCCGAGCTCATCGGCAACGGCCTGCGCCACGGCCTGCCCCCGCTGGTGCTCACGGTGGAGTGCGACGGCAGCGCCGGGTTGAGGGTGTCGGTCTGCGACCACGACCCCACCCCTCCGGTGCGCCGGGACGCCGGCGCTGACGACGAGTCCGGGCGCGGGATGGGCCTGGTCGACCTCGTCTCGGACGACTGGGGCGTGGAGACCTCACCGGCGGGCAAGAGCGTGTGGTTCTGCCTGGACCGCTCGCCCCGGGCGGGTGACGTGGATCGCGTTGAGGGGTGA
- a CDS encoding amidoligase family protein → MERRLLRGQGDRRPEADRRRNPPGRALNHVADPLSRRGFEVELLAPPGASRFDLAVELAGRSGGRVVRRFHVDTEGSANPGVRTFWHLTPAFDVVGADGELRCSLVDDTTIAADLDAQAPPRPGWYRVVSDEPRLLRLVQRHADPAEGIGSVLATTAELFGTAVREIGGVHRLDDGAGATIAMAAPLPGERERPCEVVTPPFADDHARRLEDLLGPARDLGFTVPTEAAVHVNLDAGPFRDVGAFRHVVRTFGRRREELRGLFGTNPHCRRLAPLPAELLEVVERDWPDWAAVRAAAAATPVTKFSDVNLTRVLRVRPGPDVLEVRVLPGSIDGVEIARQADQLSEVLRGTR, encoded by the coding sequence CTGGAACGTCGACTTCTACGAGGCCAAGGTGACCGGCGGCCAGAAGCTGATCGCCGGCGAAACCCTCCCGGTCGCGCCCTGAACCACGTCGCAGACCCTCTGTCCCGCAGAGGTTTCGAGGTCGAACTGCTCGCCCCGCCCGGGGCGAGCAGGTTCGACCTGGCCGTCGAGCTCGCGGGCCGGTCCGGCGGCCGCGTCGTGCGCCGCTTCCACGTCGACACCGAGGGTTCGGCGAACCCGGGGGTGCGTACGTTCTGGCACCTGACGCCCGCGTTCGACGTCGTGGGCGCCGACGGGGAACTGCGCTGCTCCCTCGTGGACGACACGACGATCGCGGCCGACCTCGACGCGCAGGCGCCGCCGCGACCCGGCTGGTACCGGGTCGTCAGCGACGAACCCCGGTTGCTGCGGCTCGTGCAGCGGCACGCCGACCCGGCGGAGGGGATCGGGTCGGTGCTGGCGACGACGGCGGAGCTGTTCGGCACGGCGGTCCGCGAGATCGGCGGGGTCCACCGGCTCGACGACGGGGCCGGGGCGACGATCGCGATGGCGGCGCCGTTGCCGGGGGAGCGCGAACGCCCCTGCGAGGTCGTCACCCCGCCGTTCGCCGACGACCACGCGCGACGCCTGGAGGACCTGCTGGGACCGGCGCGGGACCTGGGGTTCACGGTGCCGACCGAGGCGGCGGTCCACGTCAACCTCGACGCCGGGCCGTTCCGCGACGTCGGGGCGTTCCGGCACGTCGTGCGGACGTTCGGACGCCGCCGGGAGGAACTGCGCGGGCTGTTCGGGACGAACCCGCACTGCCGCCGGCTGGCGCCCCTGCCGGCGGAACTGCTGGAGGTCGTCGAGCGGGACTGGCCGGACTGGGCCGCGGTGCGCGCGGCGGCGGCCGCCACGCCCGTGACGAAGTTCAGCGACGTGAACCTGACGCGGGTCCTGCGGGTCCGGCCGGGACCCGACGTCCTGGAGGTGCGCGTCCTGCCGGGGTCGATCGACGGGGTCGAGATCGCCCGGCAGGCGGATCAGCTCTCGGAGGTCCTGCGCGGGACGAGGTAG
- a CDS encoding SigE family RNA polymerase sigma factor, with protein MGEGFEEFVSTGSDRLLRFALLLTGDRGHAEDLLQDVLERMYVSWRRIEDPHAYARTALARKVTDRWRARSRRPREVGLEDGHAGVVPDGASERAERSRIVEALRRLPPRQRAVIVLRYFEDWSEEQIADQLDVSRGTVKSQASKGLSTLRTLVGEEVGARWTNG; from the coding sequence GTGGGGGAGGGGTTCGAGGAGTTCGTCAGCACCGGCAGCGACCGGCTGCTGCGCTTCGCGCTGCTGCTGACCGGAGACCGCGGCCACGCCGAGGACCTGCTGCAGGACGTCCTGGAACGCATGTACGTGTCCTGGCGCAGGATCGAGGACCCGCACGCCTACGCGCGCACCGCGCTGGCCCGCAAGGTCACCGACCGCTGGCGGGCGCGCAGTCGCCGCCCGCGCGAGGTGGGGCTCGAGGACGGGCACGCCGGTGTCGTCCCGGACGGGGCGAGCGAACGGGCGGAACGGTCGCGGATCGTCGAGGCCCTGCGGCGGCTGCCCCCGCGGCAGCGGGCGGTCATCGTCCTGCGCTACTTCGAGGACTGGTCGGAGGAGCAGATCGCCGACCAGCTCGACGTCTCGCGGGGCACGGTCAAGAGCCAGGCGTCCAAGGGTCTGAGCACCCTGCGGACGCTCGTGGGTGAGGAGGTGGGTGCGCGGTGGACGAACGGCTGA
- a CDS encoding VOC family protein: MSSTIVQLVVHCEDVGVQSSFWSRLLGREVDRGATADHAGISLTPRSGTGPALLFLRAPGVHRAPHRLHLDLVHSDRTTWRAEVDRAVALGATTVAEHEGFGWRWATLHDPEGNAFDLGVNPAVDQTADPGNPAGPAVVY; this comes from the coding sequence GTGAGCTCCACGATCGTCCAGCTCGTCGTGCACTGCGAGGACGTCGGCGTCCAGTCCTCGTTCTGGTCCCGGCTCCTGGGCCGGGAGGTCGACCGGGGGGCGACGGCCGACCACGCCGGGATCAGCCTCACCCCGCGGTCCGGGACCGGTCCCGCCCTCCTGTTCCTGCGGGCCCCGGGAGTCCACCGCGCCCCGCACCGGCTGCACCTCGACCTCGTGCACTCCGACCGGACCACCTGGCGCGCCGAGGTCGACCGGGCGGTCGCGCTGGGGGCGACGACCGTCGCCGAGCACGAGGGCTTCGGCTGGCGGTGGGCCACGCTGCACGACCCCGAGGGCAACGCGTTCGACCTGGGCGTGAACCCCGCCGTGGACCAGACCGCCGACCCGGGCAACCCCGCGGGCCCCGCCGTCGTCTACTGA
- a CDS encoding MerR family transcriptional regulator, which translates to MSETMLVGEFSRLTHLTTKALHHYHQLGLLEPAWTDPVSGYRYYTPDQVERAHLVRRLRAARMPLAQIRAALAAVGAEREERLLDHLDVLRAELLETAAAVTSLRALLGRVEPTVHHGELPAQRCLAVAAEVTPADLGEWCAVVYPQLVAAARTGGLPPEGPCGALYEPSWFSGDGGKVTAFLPVAASTSRDGAGAAGVAVLDLPGGSYATAVHEGPCSELDLTYGRLGRHVLAAGTDRGGPVREHYLVTTADTRDPRALRTEVCWPVSAA; encoded by the coding sequence GTGAGCGAGACGATGCTGGTGGGGGAGTTCTCCCGGCTGACCCACCTGACCACCAAGGCCCTGCACCACTACCACCAGCTCGGGCTGCTGGAACCCGCCTGGACCGATCCTGTCTCCGGGTACCGGTACTACACGCCCGACCAGGTGGAGCGGGCCCACCTCGTGCGCCGGCTGAGAGCTGCGCGGATGCCGTTGGCGCAGATCCGGGCCGCACTCGCCGCCGTGGGGGCCGAGCGGGAGGAACGGCTGCTGGACCACCTCGACGTGCTGCGGGCGGAGCTGCTGGAGACGGCGGCCGCGGTGACCTCGTTGCGCGCGCTGCTGGGCCGGGTCGAGCCGACCGTCCACCACGGCGAGCTCCCCGCGCAGCGGTGCCTGGCCGTCGCCGCGGAGGTGACGCCCGCCGACCTGGGCGAGTGGTGCGCCGTCGTCTACCCGCAGCTGGTCGCGGCGGCGCGAACGGGTGGGCTGCCGCCCGAGGGGCCGTGCGGTGCGCTGTACGAGCCGTCCTGGTTCAGCGGCGACGGGGGGAAGGTCACCGCGTTCCTGCCGGTCGCCGCGTCGACCTCCCGGGACGGGGCGGGGGCCGCGGGGGTGGCCGTGCTGGACCTGCCGGGCGGGTCGTACGCCACCGCCGTCCACGAGGGACCGTGCTCGGAGCTGGACCTGACCTACGGCCGGCTGGGCCGGCACGTCCTCGCCGCCGGGACCGACCGCGGCGGCCCCGTCCGGGAGCACTACCTCGTCACCACGGCCGACACGCGCGACCCGCGGGCCCTGCGCACCGAGGTCTGCTGGCCGGTGAGCGCCGCGTGA